One part of the Rutidosis leptorrhynchoides isolate AG116_Rl617_1_P2 chromosome 1, CSIRO_AGI_Rlap_v1, whole genome shotgun sequence genome encodes these proteins:
- the LOC139853939 gene encoding protein NRT1/ PTR FAMILY 6.4-like, with protein MSIGLFLSTLAMGYFMSSVLVSLIDMAIPGKWLTNDLIKGKLENFYWVLAILGVINFVVFLVLASRHPYKVKNLNVQGIKGATLLTIATSLPSIKPPRCVAPTPCEKAIESQLAMLYAVLYTIALGASGIKSNVSGFGSDQFDTSDPKEEKVMIYFFNRFYFYISLGSLFAVTVLVCIQDNVGRGLGYGISAETMIIVVIVLFDLYGEWFFGDKEYKSTIPANPTALNEYSNSKVPHTTKFRALDKADEKMDISAFWLAPRFSLVGAGEAFAYVGQLEFFIREAPQRTKSMSTGLFLSTLAMRYFMSSVLVSLTDMATPGKWLTDDLNKHKLQNFYWVLAILGVRNFVVFLVLASRHPYKVQNYNGQDKDIENWNAEMIEGVEVKKAAIGGEGRSLVQIISHRL; from the exons ATGAGTATCGGGCTCTTCTTGAGTACTTTAGCCATGGGGTACTTTATGAGTAGTGTTCTAGTGTCGTTGATTGACATGGCAATCCCTGGGAAATGGCTTACGAACGATTTGATTAAGGGTAAATTGGAGAATTTCTATTGGGTACTTGCGATTCTTGGAGTGATAAACTTCGTGGTTTTTCTAGTATTAGCATCGAGGCATCCTTATAAAGTGAAGAACCTTAACGTTCAAG GAATAAag GGAGCGACACTATTGACAATAGCAACAAGTCTCCCAAGCATAAAGCCACCTCGTTGTGTTGCTCCGACGCCATGTGAAAAAGCAATTGAAAGTCAACTAGCAATGCTTTATGCGGTTCTTTATACAATAGCATTAGGTGCCAGCGGCATAAAGTCAAACGTTTCAGGATTCGGGTCTGATCAATTTGACACTTCGGACCCTAAAGAAGAGAAAGTAATGATCTACTTTTTCAATAGGTTCTACTTCTACATTAGTCTCGGGTCTCTGTTTGCAGTAACAGTATTAGTGTGTATACAAGATAACGTAGGTAGAGGATTGGGATATGGAATATCAGCCGAAACTATGATAATAGTCGTaattgtgttatttgat TTATATGGAGAGTGGTTTTTTGGCGATAAAGAATACAAGTCTACCATACCTGCAAACCCGACCGCCTTGAATGAGTATAGCAACTCAAAAGTTCCACACACGACCAAGTTCAG GGCACTTGACAAGGCTGATGAAAAGATGGACATTTCTGCATTCTGGCTCGCCCCTCGATTTTCCTTGGTGGGTGCGGGTGAAGCATTTGCGTACGTGGGCCAGCTTGAGTTTTTCATTAGAGAAGCACCTCAGAGAACAAAATCAATGAGTACCGGACTGTTCTTGAGTACTTTAGCCATGAGGTACTTTATGAGTAGTGTTCTAGTGTCGTTGACTGACATGGCAACCCCCGGGAAATGGCTTACGGACGATTTGAACAAGCATAAATTGCAGAATTTCTATTGGGTACTTGCGATTCTGGGAGTGAGAAACTTCGTGGTTTTTCTAGTATTAGCATCGAGACATCCTTATAAAGTGCAGAACTATAATGGTCAAGATAAAGATATTGAGAATTGGAATGCTGAAATGATTGAAGGCGTAGAGGTGAAGAAGGCAGCCATTGGAGGGGAAGGAAGAAGTTTAGTACAAATTATCTCACATagattataa
- the LOC139886195 gene encoding uncharacterized protein isoform X2: MNAYKAYKACVPIAWSPNLYITLVRGIPGTRRLHRRTLEALRLRKCNRTVMRWNTPTVRGMLQQVKRLVVIETEEMFKARKEKELKHRAIRPPLVDFFWRRI; encoded by the exons ATGAATGCTTACAAGGCATACAAAGCGTGTGTCCCAATAGCATGGAGTCCAAACTTATACATAACTTTAGTTAGAGGAATACCTGGAACCAGGAGACTTCACAGGCGAACTCTCGAAGCTTTACGTTTAAGAAAATGTAATCGAACTGTAATGCGATGGAATACTCCTACTGTTAGAGGGATGCTTCAACAG GTTAAAAGATTGGTTGTAATTGAAACTGAAGAAATGTTCAAGGCACGTAAAGAAAAGGAATTAAAGCATCGTGCAATTCGTCCACCTTTGGTT GATTTCTTTTGGAGGCGCATTTAG
- the LOC139886195 gene encoding uncharacterized protein isoform X1, with amino-acid sequence MNAYKAYKACVPIAWSPNLYITLVRGIPGTRRLHRRTLEALRLRKCNRTVMRWNTPTVRGMLQQVKRLVVIETEEMFKARKEKELKHRAIRPPLVVSHLPPPASDDSSQQAA; translated from the exons ATGAATGCTTACAAGGCATACAAAGCGTGTGTCCCAATAGCATGGAGTCCAAACTTATACATAACTTTAGTTAGAGGAATACCTGGAACCAGGAGACTTCACAGGCGAACTCTCGAAGCTTTACGTTTAAGAAAATGTAATCGAACTGTAATGCGATGGAATACTCCTACTGTTAGAGGGATGCTTCAACAG GTTAAAAGATTGGTTGTAATTGAAACTGAAGAAATGTTCAAGGCACGTAAAGAAAAGGAATTAAAGCATCGTGCAATTCGTCCACCTTTGGTTGTGAGTCATCTTCCTCCTCCAGCTAGTGACGATTCGTCTCAACAAGCTGCCTAA